A region of the Verrucomicrobiia bacterium genome:
CGCCCCGATCTTTTCGGGCATTGTAATGGGCGGCATACCCGAATGAGCTGGGGCGGCTGGTTGATCGGAGAAAAATGCCTTAAGCAGGGCCCGTAATGTGTAGGCCACTCCTACAACAAGGCCGATACCCGCTACAACTGCCAAGGTGGGGAAGGCCCGCCAGGCGCCGACCAGGACCTGCAACTCCGCCGCAAACCCGCTGAACCCGGGCAGACCCATCGAGGCAACACACGCCACAGTAAATGTGACCGCCGCAAAGGGCATCAACCGGCTCAAATTCATTCGCTCGAGATTGGCGAGTTGCCGGGTGTGCGTGCGGTCATAGACCATCCGCCCGACGACTGCAAAGAGCAGCCCCGCGATAATCCCGTGTGAGAACATCTGCAGCACAGCGCCGCTGAGCCCAATGGGGTTCAAGGTCATCAAGCCCAGCAACACAAAACCCATATGGCTCACGCTCGAGTAGCCAATAACATATTTGAAGTCCGTCTGAACCAGCGCGACCGTCGCGCCATAGAGAATCCCAATCAGCCCGAGCACGCTGAACAGGTCCAGCCAGGAGGCGAACCCGAGCACATGAAAGCCCCATGGCCCCAATCCTTGAGGGAAAAGAGTCATCGCCACCCGAAGGCAGCCGTAGGCGCCCAGTTTCATCACAACACCCGCCAACAGCATGGAAGCGGCAGTCGGTGCCGCTACATGGCCCGTCGGCGCCCAGGTATGAAAGGGCCAAAGGCCGGCCAGAATTCCAAATCCAACAAACACAAGAGGGAAGGCCCACATCTGGAACGCGTGAGGGAAAGGGAACTCAGCCAGTTGCTGCAAGCTCATGGTGTGCCCCCCGGCGATGACAAAGGCGGCCAATAAACCAATGAGCACCATGGCGCTGCCGCCAAACGAGTAGAGAGCCAACTTCATCGCGCCATATTCCCGCCGCGTCGAGCCCCAAATGGCTATCAAAAAATATTTTGGAATAATCGCAATCTCATAAAACACAAACAGCAGAAACAAATCGAAGCTGAGGAAGACACCATAAACCCCTCCGATGAGGGCCAGGTACAATGCAAAGAATTCCTTCGCCCGATACTCAATGTTCCAGGAAAAAAGGATGCCAGCGATGGCCGCAATGCCTGTCAACAGAACCAGAGTCAGGCTGATACCATCGGCGGCGAGATGAAATCGAATGCCCATCGATGGAATCCACGGGACATTGACAATCGTCTCGAGTTGGCCGGGCGCGGCCTGGAGTGTCTCCGCCACGGCGAAACTCAAACCGAGGGCGGCGGTCGAGAGGGCGAGCAGGCGGGCGGCCCGCGCGTCTTTCGCCGGCAAGAGCGGCAGCACGGCCGCCCCAAGGAAGGAAATATAGATGGTCCAGGCCAGCATGGTCGGTCAAAACCTTAGATGCTGGACAATCCCCAGAACTGTGCCGTTTATCATGCCCAGAACGAGTTGGGGATAAATCCCCAAAAGAAACATCAGGCCAATAGCCGGTAAAACCATCGCCCGTTCGGCAGCCGTCAAATCGGGCATGGCGGACCATTTCTCATTCAGAGGGCCATTAAATACCCGGTGCAACATCATCAGCAGAAAGACGGCCGTGATGAGCAAACCAAGCACCGCCAAAGCCGTCGCCCAGGTAGCCAGCGCGAAAGCCCCTTTGAAAATGAGGAATTCTCCCACAAACCCGTTCAGGCCCGGA
Encoded here:
- a CDS encoding NADH-quinone oxidoreductase subunit M, whose protein sequence is MLAWTIYISFLGAAVLPLLPAKDARAARLLALSTAALGLSFAVAETLQAAPGQLETIVNVPWIPSMGIRFHLAADGISLTLVLLTGIAAIAGILFSWNIEYRAKEFFALYLALIGGVYGVFLSFDLFLLFVFYEIAIIPKYFLIAIWGSTRREYGAMKLALYSFGGSAMVLIGLLAAFVIAGGHTMSLQQLAEFPFPHAFQMWAFPLVFVGFGILAGLWPFHTWAPTGHVAAPTAASMLLAGVVMKLGAYGCLRVAMTLFPQGLGPWGFHVLGFASWLDLFSVLGLIGILYGATVALVQTDFKYVIGYSSVSHMGFVLLGLMTLNPIGLSGAVLQMFSHGIIAGLLFAVVGRMVYDRTHTRQLANLERMNLSRLMPFAAVTFTVACVASMGLPGFSGFAAELQVLVGAWRAFPTLAVVAGIGLVVGVAYTLRALLKAFFSDQPAAPAHSGMPPITMPEKIGAVILMVTSLLIGLFPSLLLNLIVPSLSSSLFNGLRQIAGP